A single Amphiura filiformis chromosome 19, Afil_fr2py, whole genome shotgun sequence DNA region contains:
- the LOC140140278 gene encoding uncharacterized protein, producing MAGSNRILLILACVDVLLVDVCMMKSYNDVNLVNVGTYRPRAFRRRERRSALFHKTSTEMPIPPQETCPCSSIPCQHLGECKNKRTKVGDSYEYQFECTCFEEWEGNTCNMCDDEKKITICEDSCFGFNGNGECNDGGFGHVSFDCNYGTDCSDCSARCMRIQQESSTQESTTQESTTYRETTTEPEPEPEPEPEPEPEPEPEPEPEPEPEPEPDR from the exons ATGGCTGGATCCAATCGCATTCTTCTCATCCTCGCATGTGTTGACGTGCTGCTCGTAGACGTATGTATGATGAAATCTTACAATGATGTCAACCTGGTTAATGTAGGAACATACCGCCCTCGTGCGTTCAGGAGGCGAGAGAGACGTTCAGCTCTTTTTCATAAAACTAGTACGGAGATGCCGATCCCCCCACAGGAGACTTGTCCGTGCAG TTCTATACCATGCCAACATCTTGGTGAGTGTAAAAACAAGAGGACTAAAGTAGGCGACAGCTATGAGTACCAATTTGAATGCACGTGTTTCGAGGAATGGGAAGGAAATACGTGCAACATGTGTGATGATGAAAAGAAAA TAACTATATGCGAAGACAGTTGTTTTGGGTTTAATGGTAATGGCGAGTGCAACGATGGTGGGTTTGGTCATGTATCATTTGACTGCAATTATGGAACTGACTGTTCTGATTGCTCAGCACGGTGCATGCGAATTCAACAAGAATCATCCACTCAAGAATCAACGACTCAAGAATCAACCACTTACCGAGAAACCACAACGGAACCTGAACCTGAACCAGAACCTGAACCAGAACCTGAACCTGAACCTGAACCGGAACCAGAACCGGAGCCGGAGCCAGAACCGGAACCGGACAGATAA
- the LOC140140277 gene encoding uncharacterized protein: MAGIDILGIEVLLIIFNMLTLHDKLMAMRVERRWYNIIKTSHAWKVINFCTIYTPQNSLILSGQSNHFRKNNKVWQLSKNEHDVFTFITLYAGVALREIRLFAVSFDILEFLRTNCLNLQVLDFSRADSHCLFTADEVMKIDFPPNVKAIGVCLPGGFWWQGVNKQTEWKSMNNETRYAACRQKLHQAERLLSRLAKCSNLQKVRLRSVVLSVRTMQHIVQNTKLREIDLLTCIPYEGNDSESTIENVLFYGDMKVYDVVLTKSIGTMTSITSFTLVLKANITPAVLHNFLHCISQWKNLKKLVLKWVIFSEAAFEIMILGLLNLNTLELEGRSITSNVVALIGKHLTKIKVLHLKHGKYSTESVRTLLNHSCLESLVLMEPKPYRGIIGILKKRAWLLEIYNTLVSLLKLRSVKLIGLHLPTMHKQELLQLPVLESVDIEVSESIRELIKDNIVDSEEEFNRVNCNFFCHGYYYGDTFFN, encoded by the exons ATGGCGGGAATTGATATCCTTGGCATCGAAGTTTTGTTGATAATATTCAACATGTTGACTCTTCACGACAAACTAATGGCAATGAG GGTCGAAAGAAGATGGTACAACATAATAAAAACAAGTCATGCGTGGAAAGTCATCAACTTTTGCACAATATATACCCCACAAAATAGTCTTATTTTATCTGGACAAAGCAACCACTTTAGGAAGAACAACAAAGTATGGCAACTTTCTAAAAATGAACACGATGTCTTTACATTTATCACTTTATATGCTGGTGTAGCGTTGCGAGAAATCCGACTTTTTGCTGTAAGTTTCGATATTTTGGAGTTTTTACGGACGAATTGCCTTAATCTGCAGGTTCTGGACTTTTCCCGCGCTGATAGCCATTGTCTTTTTACGGCTGACGaggtaatgaaaattgatttcccACCAAATGTTAAAGCCATTGGTGTGTGTCTTCCTGGAGGGTTTTGGTGGCAAGGAGTCAACAAACAAACCGAGTGGAAATCAATGAATAATGAAACTCGTTATGCTGCTTGTAGACAAAAATTACATCAAGCCGAAAGACTCTTATCGCGTCTTGCTAAATGTTCAAACCTACAAAAGGTTAGGCTGAGAAGTGTTGTCTTGAGTGTCAGAACAATGCAACATATTGTGCAAAATACAAAACTACGAGAAATCGATCTATTGACATGTATACCATATGAAGGGAACGATTCGGAATCGACAAtagaaaatgtgttattttatgGTGACATGAAAGTGTATGACGTTGTCTTGACCAAATCTATCGGTACCATGACATCTATAACATCCTTTACACTTGTCTTAAAAGCTAACATCACTCCAGCCGTATTACATAATTTCTTACATTGCATCAGCCAATGGAAGAATCTTAAAAAATTGGTTTTAAAGTGGGTAATATTTTCAGAAGCAGCGTTTGAAATTATGATATTAGGATTGTTGAATCTAAACACACTTGAACTTGAAGGGAGATCTATCACCTCAAATGTGGTCGCTCTTATCGGAAAACACCTGACGAAAATCAAAGTTTTACATTTGAAACACGGGAAGTATTCAACAGAAAGCGTACGTACATTACTTAATCATTCCTGCTTGGAATCGCTTGTTCTTATGGAGCCAAAACCTTACAGAGGTATTATAGGTATACTTAAGAAAAGGGCATGGCTTCTGGAAATATATAATACATTGGTGTCTCTTCTAAAGCTGAGATCTGTTAAGCTCATTGGGCTACATTTACCAACCATGCATAAGCAGGAATTGTTACAGTTACCGGTTCTTGAATCGGTTGACATTGAAGTCAGTGAATCTATTAGAGAGTTAATTAAAGATAATATCGTGGATTCAGAGGAAGAATTCAACCGTGTCAACTGCAACTTCTTTTGTCACGGCTACTACTATGGTGACACATTCTTCAATTAA